From the Oryza glaberrima chromosome 5, OglaRS2, whole genome shotgun sequence genome, one window contains:
- the LOC127773182 gene encoding putative disease resistance protein RGA4: MAIVLDAFASYVGDLLKQVAQDELTLLLGVSGEIASLHERLNSLKDYLADAERRRITDQSVQGWVRKLKDVMYDVTDILDLCHLKAMQHGGVGSSAPPVNISCLDSLLFCLRNPLFAHDIGSRIKALNARLDAICKSAAAFSFLKLEAYEDMAAPRRPSAADRKTDPVLERSAVVGEKIEEDTRTLVKMLTNGKNKKQNAVVVVAVVGTGGIGKTTLAKKVFNDEAIKEAFDKKIWLSVTQDVNEVELLRTAIRSVSVGGASNGRESNKSLLVPTLVDAIRDKRFFLVLDDMWSDRAWSGLLKVPFSHGAAGSRVLVTTRHDAVARGMQAMHPFHHVDKLCPPDAWSLLKKQVVSSEMEEVEIDETLKDIGMEIIDKCGGLPLAVKVMGGLLCKKERRRADWEKILHDSIWSVPQMPELNYTIYLSYQDLHPCLKQCFLHYSLLPKNVDFFIDTVTSMWISEGFLHGETDDLEQLGEECYKELIYRNLIEPNAEYAGEWVSTMHDVVRSFAQHLARDEALVISSRDEIGRGALKSHKFLRLSIETDDLQPNDEFGWKIIQGQKSLRTLILVGELKINPGDSLITLSSLRTLHIENVNCTSTLVESLHQLKHLRYISLKCGDITRLPENIGKMRFLQYLGLVCENLGRLPNSIVKLGQLRYLDLSGTSITSIPRGFCGLTSLRTLYGFPTQVDGDWCSLQELGPLAQLWVLGLSNLENVPAISFAAKARLGEKAHLSYLMLECSSRLGEDGFVEDENGVPAEEQRQIEEVFNALTPPLCIESIEISGHFGEQLPRWMMSRVACAYERLSMVIMDDLACCNQLPDGLCRLPSLYYFQLTHAPAIKRVGPEFLTILPSSSQLRQAHAFPRLKRMILIGMVEWEEWEWDQQLNSVHAMPALEELVIENCKLRRLPPGLSSQATALTSLYLRNIQQLNSVESFASLVKLEVYDNPNLESITSLNRLQKLVIDGCPKMRILEGVPELLRLELKDLDMEELPGYLLQSVSPRHLLLDCSLEMLTAISTGESGPEWSKLSRVQHLKAYADQGDNERRWHVLYTRDPYRFETNIGISSSSSSGESRDDEE, from the exons ATGGCCATCGTCCTGGATGCCTTCGCGTCCTACGTCGGCGACCTGCTCAAGCAGGTGGCCCAGGACGAGCTCACCCTCCTGCTCGGCGTCTCCGGCGAGATCGCCAGCCTCCACGAAAGGCTCAACAGCCTCAAGGActacctcgccgacgccgagcgccgccgcatcACCGACCAGAGCGTCCAGGGCTGGGTCAGGAAGCTCAAGGACGTCATGTACGACGTCACCGACATCCTCGACCTTTGCCACCTCAAGGCCATGCAGCATGGCGGCGTCGGCTCATCCGCACCTCCCGTCAACATCAGCTGCCTGGACTCGCTGCTCTTCTGTCTCCGCAATCCGCTCTTCGCCCACGACATTGGCAGCCGCATCAAGGCGCTCAACGCCAGGCTCGACGCCATCTGcaagagcgccgccgccttcagctTCCTCAAGCTGGAGGCCTACGAGGACATGGCGGCGCCTCGCCGACCCAGCGCCGCCGACCGCAAGACGGACCCGGTGCTGGAGCGGTCGGCCGTGGTCGGAGAGAAGATCGAGGAGGATACCAGGACACTGGTGAAGATGCTCACCAACGGCAAGAACAAGAAGCAAaacgcggtggtggtggtcgccgtggTGGGCACCGGCGGGATCGGCAAGACGACGCTGGCGAAAAAGGTTTTCAATGACGAGGCCATCAAGGAAGCGTTCGACAAGAAGATATGGTTGAGCGTGACACAAGACGTGAACGAGGTGGAGCTCCTTAGGACGGCCATTAGGTCCGTCTCTGTCGGCGGTGCCAGCAATGGTCGAGAGAGCAACAAGTCACTGCTGGTGCCCACACTCGTGGACGCCATCAGGGACAAGAGGTTCTTCCTGGTGCTCGACGACATGTGGAGCGACAGAGCATGGAGCGGCCTGCTCAAGGTGCCCTtcagccatggcgccgccggcaGTCGTGTCCTCGTCACCACCCGCCATGACGCCGTCGCCCGGGGTATGCAAGCCATGCACCCCTTCCACCACGTCGACAAACTGTGCCCTCCAGATGCATGGTCGCTGCTCAAGAAACAG GTAGTTTCAAGTGAGATGGAGGAGGTTGAGATTGATGAGACGCTCAAGGACATCGGAATGGAGATAATAGACAAATGTGGTGGATTGCCTCTTGCTGTCAAAGTAATGGGGGGACTCTTGTGCAAAAAGGAGAGACGGCGAGCAGATTGGGAGAAAATTTTGCATGATTCTATATGGTCAGTACCTCAAATGCCTGAGCTAAACTATACTATATACTTGAGCTATCAAGATTTGCACCCTTGTCTGAAGCAGTGCTTTCTGCACTACTCCCTCCTCCCCAAAAATGTGGATTTCTTCATTGACACAGTTACTAGCATGTGGATAAGTGAAGGATTTCTTCATGGGGAAACTGATGATTTAGAACAATTAGGAGAAGAGTGCTATAAAGAGTTAATTTACAGAAACTTAATAGAGCCAAATGCGGAGTACGCTGGAGAATGGGTTAGCACCATGCATGATGTTGTTCGCTCATTTGCTCAACATCTGGCTAGAGATGAAGCACTTGTAATTTCATCTAGAGATGAAATAGGCAGGGGTGCACTTAAATCACATAAATTTCTCAGATTGTCTATAGAAACAGATGATTTGCAACCGAATGATGAATTTGGGTGGAAAATTATACAAGGGCAAAAATCACTTAGAACACTAATACTAGTTGGTGAGCTTAAGATTAACCCAGGGGATTCATTGATTACTCTTTCAAGCCTAAGGACTCTACACATAGAAAATGTCAACTGTACTTCCACATTGGTTGAATCATTGCATCAACTCAAACACTTGAGGTACATCTCCCTAAAATGTGGTGACATAACTAGATTGCCAGAAAACATTGGCAAGATGAGATTCTTGCAGTACCTTGGCCTTGTATGTGAGAATTTGGGCAGGCTTCCTAATAGCATTGTAAAGCTAGGACAATTGAGGTATCTTGACCTTAGTGGCACAAGTATAACTAGTATACCTCGAGGGTTTTGTGGCCTAACAAGCTTGAGGACTTTATATGGTTTTCCAACCCAAGTAGATGGTGATTGGTGTAGCTTGCAAGAGCTGGGGCCTCTTGCTCAGCTCTGGGTTCTTGGACTAAGTAACCTAGAGAATGTACCTGCTATCTCGTTCGCTGCAAAGGCTAGGCTTGGTGAGAAGGCCCACCTTAGCTACTTGATGTTAGAATGTAGCAGTAGACTTGGTGAAGATGGTTTTGTAGAAGACGAGAATGGTGTCCCCGCGGAAGAGCAGCGGCAAATCGAGGAGGTGTTCAATGCGCTTACCCCGCCACTGTGCATAGAGAGCATTGAGATTAGTGGCCATTTTGGAGAGCAGCTACCAAGGTGGATGATGTCAAGAGTAGCATGTGCATATGAGAGGTTGTCGATGGTGATCATGGATGACCTCGCTTGCTGCAACCAACTCCCAGATGGCCTCTGCCGACTTCCGTCTCTGTATTACTTTCAGCTCACCCATGCCCCTGCAATCAAGCGTGTTGGCCCTGAATTCCTAACTATACTACCATCATCGAGCCAACTCCGCCAAGCTCATGCATTCCCGAGGCTGAAGAGGATGATTCTGATAGGCATGGTGGAGTGGGAGGAGTGGGAGTGGGATCAACAACTAAATAGCGTGCATGCAATGCCTGCATTGGAGGAGCTTGTGATCGAAAACTGCAAGCTGAGACGCCTTCCTCCTGGCCTTTCCTCACAAGCAACGGCCTTGACAAGCTTGTACCTACGTAACATCCAACAACTCAATTCTGTGGAGAGCTTTGCTTCTCTTGTCAAGCTTGAGGTGTATGATAACCCCAACCTGGAGAGTATCACTTCCCTCAACAGGTTACAGAAGCTCGTCATTGACGGCTGCCCGAAGATGAGGATATTGGAGGGGGTTCCTGAGCTGCTGAGGCTAGAGCTCAAGGACTTAGATATGGAAGAGCTTCCAGGATACCTGCTGCAGAGTGTGAGTCCTAGGCATCTGTTGCTAGACTGCAGCCTGGAGATGCTCACAGCCATATCAACAGGAGAATCCGGTCCTGAGTGGAGCAAGTTGAGCCGTGTCCAGCATCTGAAGGCCTATGCTGACCAAGGAGACAATGAACGGAGGTGGCATGTGTTGTACACGAGAGATCCCTATAGATTCGAGACAAATATTGGGATCAGCTCTTCTTCTAGTTCTGGAG AATCAAGGGATGATGAGGAATAG